TTGCCCAGCTCTCGCCGAGCCTGCGCGAGGTCGCGTTCTCGCTGGCGCCGGACGTTAGCCCGCGGAGCTGACAGGCGGCGGATCTCCTCGTTGACGTGCCGGGTGACGTATTCGACCATATCATCGACGAAGACCTGATCCATCACGAGCGGGACCACGCGTTCCTCGACTAGCTCCAGGCGCACGAGCCGTCCGTTTGCACAGATGGTGGGCCCGCGATCGAGGTGCGCGGCGCAGCCGTAATACCTCGGTTTTCTCAGAACGTAGTGTGAGCTGCACGATCCGCACACGAGCAGGCCGGACAGCAGTGCTGAGGAGTACCGCCCGCGCGTGTTGCCGAGCAGCGGAGAGCGCCGATGAACGCGGCGGTCCTGGACCGCACGCCACAATGCAGGCGGGACAATCCGCAGGTCCGGGAGGTCCACCGACAGCCATTCAGATTCCGGCCGAGGCCGCATCACGCGCCGTCCCGTCTCGGGATGGAGCACCTTCTTGCTACGGTTCCACACGAGCCGGCCATCGTACAGCGGGTTGTTCAGGATCCCGAGCGCCCGCCGCGGCGTCCCGGCGATGGTACTCCATGTCCACCCCATCACGCGCCGTCCGCGAGACGGGCGAGGCGGGGGCACGCGCTCGTCGTTGAGGCGATGCGCGATGGCTTCGGGACTCATCCCCCCCCGGTACAATTCGAAGATCCGCACCACGACCGCGGCTTCGTCGGGGTCGATCACGCGGCGCGCCCCGACCACCTGGCCCGACTCGATGATGGGCTCGCTGTGATACCCGTAGGCCCGTCAGCCGGCGCTGCGTCCGCGACGGATGGCCCCCTCCATCCCTCTGCGCGTCTTGTCCCGGAGGTCCGAAAGGAACAGTTCGTCTTTGAGCCCATTCACCCCGACGCGGTCTCCCGCCAGCACCACAAACGTGTTGACGAGACGTTCGGCGACCGGCGACGCCTGCACCCAGAACGCCTTGTTCTCCGGATCGCCCGGCACAAAGAGGTGATCGTACTTGACCCGGCTGTCGGTTTTGGGCACCCGTTCCACGGCCCGGACCGCAAACTCGCGCAACTGGCGGGCATTCGCGAGCCGGGGGTTCAGCGCGACGTAGTACAGGCCGAGTTTCTCGATGGCGCGGATGTCGCGGCTCCGTTCCTGCCCGGCTTGCCGCAACTGGCTGAGCACGATGAGGAGCCGGTCCCCGAGGCTCATCGGGCCGATGACGTGCTCGTGGCCGGTCGGGATGCGGCTTAGCAGGTCCGTGCCCTTCGGCCGGGCGGCGATCCGCTGTTTGATGTCCTCCAAACTCGATCCCGAACTGCCCGCCAGGACGAAGACGAACCGCGCGCCGCGCTCCACGGCCGCGTCGAGGTAGGGGAGTAGTATTTCGTAGGGCCAGGGTTCTTGTGGTTTGGCGTCGACCTCGTCGATGAGGCAGAGGCACGCCTGACCGCCATCGAGAGCGCTCAAGCCGGACCGAAATTCGGCTTCCGTGCACTTGGCGAGGTTCAGTTCGTGGTAGCGGACGCCGTCTCCCAGCGACGCGGCGATTTGCTGGACGAAATAGGTCTTGCCGGTCCCAGGTGCGGCCCAGATCAGGTGGTTCTCGCGCTTGCGGCCCGGCGGCTCGAACCCGGCGAGGATTTTCTGTCGAGCGTCCTGGAGGGCGTTGCGGGCGGATTCGTCGTATCGGGTGTACGTGCCGACGACGCGGAAACGCAAAAGATCGACTTCGTCGAGGGCGGCGATGAACGCCTGCGCGTCCTGGGGAGCCGAGTCGTCGGGCTCCATGCGGCGAGGTTCGGCGGGCGGCGGCCGCAGTCCTGAAGCACCTGTTACCACACCCCGCGAACGAGCCGGACTGGACGCGCCGTCGGCTGCCGCGCGAGAGTGGACGCACACAACATCCTGCGCGATGGCTAAGGCGGGCGACTGCAGGTGACACAAATCCCTATACGGAACAGGCCGAAGGCGGGCAGGGGCCTACTTCGGTGACGGAGGGATAGTCATGTTTATTCACCGTGTACGAGGTTTTCCTGCACCTGGCAAGGTTCCTGAGTTTCGGGCAACCCTGGAGGAGTGGGTGAAGAAGCGCCAAGGGCAGGGCATAGATACGAGTTTGGCGAGACAACTATTCGCGCCCGACGGAGCAACCTTTGTGGTCACCACCAGATTTCACAGCCTCGCAGAATATGAGGACCAAACGCGCAAAATGGAAGCAGACCCTGCGTATCAAGCCCTTGTCGCCAAACTCGCTCCGCTGACCCGGGCCATGGCCAAGTTTGAACTCATGGAGGTCTTGGTGCCCTTCTCGCGTTAGACTACCCGGGCGGTTACCCCCTGCCCGTGTTGGTACCGGCATGAACTACTGTAGCGCGGCGTGGGTACCCGAGGGCGTTGAGAGTAACGTGAGTGGCTCTCCGACACAAACCGTGTGTGCGAGCGGCATCCTGGGCGAGCCGGACCGCTGAGCCCCATGCGCGGACGTTCGGCGGGCAGGCGACTCGTAGTCGCGTCCCCCGCTGAGGATAGGTTAGCGCGCGAGCGTTTCACGGCAGCGAAAACGCCCACTCGTTCCGCTGCAGCCGCGCTTCCAATCCCCCGATGCGCGCGCCCCGCTCGGCCAGTTGCTCGAGCAGCCACGCCACATCGTGCTCGGCGTCCGGGTGGTGCGACAAGTATCCCAGCAGCGCAGTTTCTGCTCGATGTCGTGGCGGCATTCGATGTCGGTCACATCGTTGCGGTTCCGGGTGTTCGGTGGGGCCTCCTGCCGAACAGGACGCGGCGTTAGACCCGTCCCGCTACAATGGTGCTAGAATCGCAATGTTCGCCTGAACCATTGCGCCGTGCTTCGGCGCTGGCCTCGTCCACCGGACACGGCCCCGGCTCGATGAAACATGACGTTGGTTTGCAAAGTGCAGAAAGGGGACGCGGCGATGGACACGCGCGACCAGCGGCCATCCACGTTACTTCTCGAGATGGTCAACGGATTCAAGGTCTCTCAGGCCCTCCATGTCGTCGCAACGCTCCGAATTGCGGACTTCTTGAAGAACGGCCCGGAGCGCAGCGATGACCTGGCCGCTGCGACCGGTACCCACGGGCGCGCGCTGTATCGGGTCCTTCGCGCGCTCGCCAGCGTCGGCGTGGTTAAGGAGGATAGTGACCGCCGCTTCGCACTTACTCCGCTTGGTCAGTGCTTGCGGTCCGATGCGACGGAACCCATCGGACCTTGGGCTGTGTACATTGGTCAGCCCGAATACTGGCAGGCATGGGGCCACCTCCTGGATAGCGTGCGCACCGGTGAGCATGCCTTTCGCCACGCTCACGGCATGAACCCGTGGGAGTACTACGGGCGCAATCCGGAGGCGGCCGCAGTGTTCGACCACGCCATGACAAGTCGCTCGCGACGGCAAGCCGACGCGGCGCTCAAAGTCAGCGACTTTGGGCGATTCGGGTGCGTCGTCGACG
This is a stretch of genomic DNA from bacterium. It encodes these proteins:
- a CDS encoding recombinase family protein: MVGARRVIDPDEAAVVVRIFELYRGGMSPEAIAHRLNDERVPPPRPSRGRRVMGWTWSTIAGTPRRALGILNNPLYDGRLVWNRSKKVLHPETGRRVMRPRPESEWLSVDLPDLRIVPPALWRAVQDRRVHRRSPLLGNTRGRYSSALLSGLLVCGSCSSHYVLRKPRYYGCAAHLDRGPTICANGRLVRLELVEERVVPLVMDQVFVDDMVEYVTRHVNEEIRRLSAPRANVRRQRERDLAQARRELGNVLGAIRAGLTTASTRALLETSERRVAELEKNIPDVVPSVNVLPERIEGYLSDLRAVLNTDTATAARIVARADSAAADKWPARW
- a CDS encoding AAA family ATPase, whose translation is MEPDDSAPQDAQAFIAALDEVDLLRFRVVGTYTRYDESARNALQDARQKILAGFEPPGRKRENHLIWAAPGTGKTYFVQQIAASLGDGVRYHELNLAKCTEAEFRSGLSALDGGQACLCLIDEVDAKPQEPWPYEILLPYLDAAVERGARFVFVLAGSSGSSLEDIKQRIAARPKGTDLLSRIPTGHEHVIGPMSLGDRLLIVLSQLRQAGQERSRDIRAIEKLGLYYVALNPRLANARQLREFAVRAVERVPKTDSRVKYDHLFVPGDPENKAFWVQASPVAERLVNTFVVLAGDRVGVNGLKDELFLSDLRDKTRRGMEGAIRRGRSAG
- a CDS encoding methyltransferase; its protein translation is MDTRDQRPSTLLLEMVNGFKVSQALHVVATLRIADFLKNGPERSDDLAAATGTHGRALYRVLRALASVGVVKEDSDRRFALTPLGQCLRSDATEPIGPWAVYIGQPEYWQAWGHLLDSVRTGEHAFRHAHGMNPWEYYGRNPEAAAVFDHAMTSRSRRQADAALKVSDFGRFGCVVDVGGNKGAFLSAILAEHPFVRGVLFDQPNVVDGAAELLRSAGVADRCQIVGGDFFDAVPSGGDAYVLKFVLHDWDDGPARVILRNCRRAITPDGRLLVIESEISPPNEGAAGKFLDVTMLVHTGGQERTREEWANLFAAAGFQIVSVTPTEAQMSVIEGAPA